One region of Triticum aestivum cultivar Chinese Spring chromosome 6B, IWGSC CS RefSeq v2.1, whole genome shotgun sequence genomic DNA includes:
- the LOC123138454 gene encoding bZIP transcription factor 23 isoform X2 has translation MDFPGGNGTPPPQQHQLLPPMTPLPLTRQGSSVYSLTFDEFQSAIGGPGKDFGSMNMDELLRNIWTAEESQAIGAGPNAASSSAAAGPDHGGIQRQGSLTLPRTLSQKTVDEVWRDMMFFGGPSASAAAEAPPPAQRQQTLGEVTLEEFLVRAGVVREDMPGPPPPVSPAPVAQAPPPQPQMLFPQSNMFAPMVNPLSLANGLMTGAYGQGGGGGAAAMVSPSPTGRPVMSNGYGKMEGLNLSSLSPPPMPYVFNGGLRGRKPPAMEKVVERRQRRMIKNRESAARSRQRKQSYMMELETEVAKLKERNEELQRKQAEILERQKNEVFEKVTRQAGPTSKRICLRRTLTGP, from the exons ATGGATTTTCCGGGAGGGAACGggacgccgccgccgcagcagcaccAGCTGCTGCCGCCGATGACGCCGCTGCCGCTCACGCGCCAGGGCTCCTCGGTCTACTCGCTCACGTTCGACGAGTTCCAGAGCGCGATCGGCGGGCCGGGCAAGGACTTCGGGTCCATGAACATGGACGAGCTCCTCCGCAACATCTGGACCGCCGAGGAGTCGCAGGCCATCGGCGCCGGCCCcaacgccgcctcctcctccgccgcggcgGGGCCGGATCACGGCGGCATCCAGCGCCAGGGCTCGCTCACGCTGCCCAGGACGCTCAGCCAGAAGACCGTCGACGAGGTCTGGCGCGACATGATGTTCTTCGGAGGGCCCTCCGCCTCCGCAGCCGCCGAGGCTCCCCCGCCGGCCCAGAGGCAGCAGACGCTCGGGGAGGTCACGCTCGAGGAGTTCCTCGTGCGCGCCGGCGTCGTGCGCGAGGACATGCcggggccgccgccgcccgtctcgcCGGCCCCCGTGGCCCAGGCGCCGCCTCCGCAGCCGCAGATGCTGTTCCCTCAGAGCAACATGTTTGCTCCCATGGTGAATCCTCTGTCCTTGGCCAATGGGTTGATGACCGGAGCATACGGCcagggaggaggtggtggtgcGGCCGCTATGGTTTCGCCGTCGCCGACGGGGAGGCCGGTTATGTCCAACGGCTACGGCAAGATGGAAGGCCTCAACTTGTCCTCGCTGTCGCCGCCACCGATGCCATATGTTTTTAACGGTGGGCTGAGGGGGAGGAAGCCACCGGCCATGGAGAAGGTGGTCGAGAGGAGGCAGCGCCGGATGATCAAGAACCGGGAGTCTGCGGCGAGGTCGCGCCAGAGGAAACAG AGTTATATGATGGAATTGGAGACTGAGGTGGCAAAACTTAAAGAGCGGAATGAGGAGTTGCAGAGAAAACAG GCGGAGATCCTAGAGAGGCAAAAGAACGAG GTATTCGAGAAGGTTACCCGGCAAGCTGGACCCACGTCGAAGAGGATCTGCCTGCGGAGGACGCTGACGGGCCCTTG A
- the LOC123138454 gene encoding bZIP transcription factor 23 isoform X1: protein MDFPGGNGTPPPQQHQLLPPMTPLPLTRQGSSVYSLTFDEFQSAIGGPGKDFGSMNMDELLRNIWTAEESQAIGAGPNAASSSAAAGPDHGGIQRQGSLTLPRTLSQKTVDEVWRDMMFFGGPSASAAAEAPPPAQRQQTLGEVTLEEFLVRAGVVREDMPGPPPPVSPAPVAQAPPPQPQMLFPQSNMFAPMVNPLSLANGLMTGAYGQGGGGGAAAMVSPSPTGRPVMSNGYGKMEGLNLSSLSPPPMPYVFNGGLRGRKPPAMEKVVERRQRRMIKNRESAARSRQRKQSYMMELETEVAKLKERNEELQRKQAEILERQKNEVFEKVTRQAGPTSKRICLRRTLTGPW from the exons ATGGATTTTCCGGGAGGGAACGggacgccgccgccgcagcagcaccAGCTGCTGCCGCCGATGACGCCGCTGCCGCTCACGCGCCAGGGCTCCTCGGTCTACTCGCTCACGTTCGACGAGTTCCAGAGCGCGATCGGCGGGCCGGGCAAGGACTTCGGGTCCATGAACATGGACGAGCTCCTCCGCAACATCTGGACCGCCGAGGAGTCGCAGGCCATCGGCGCCGGCCCcaacgccgcctcctcctccgccgcggcgGGGCCGGATCACGGCGGCATCCAGCGCCAGGGCTCGCTCACGCTGCCCAGGACGCTCAGCCAGAAGACCGTCGACGAGGTCTGGCGCGACATGATGTTCTTCGGAGGGCCCTCCGCCTCCGCAGCCGCCGAGGCTCCCCCGCCGGCCCAGAGGCAGCAGACGCTCGGGGAGGTCACGCTCGAGGAGTTCCTCGTGCGCGCCGGCGTCGTGCGCGAGGACATGCcggggccgccgccgcccgtctcgcCGGCCCCCGTGGCCCAGGCGCCGCCTCCGCAGCCGCAGATGCTGTTCCCTCAGAGCAACATGTTTGCTCCCATGGTGAATCCTCTGTCCTTGGCCAATGGGTTGATGACCGGAGCATACGGCcagggaggaggtggtggtgcGGCCGCTATGGTTTCGCCGTCGCCGACGGGGAGGCCGGTTATGTCCAACGGCTACGGCAAGATGGAAGGCCTCAACTTGTCCTCGCTGTCGCCGCCACCGATGCCATATGTTTTTAACGGTGGGCTGAGGGGGAGGAAGCCACCGGCCATGGAGAAGGTGGTCGAGAGGAGGCAGCGCCGGATGATCAAGAACCGGGAGTCTGCGGCGAGGTCGCGCCAGAGGAAACAG AGTTATATGATGGAATTGGAGACTGAGGTGGCAAAACTTAAAGAGCGGAATGAGGAGTTGCAGAGAAAACAG GCGGAGATCCTAGAGAGGCAAAAGAACGAG GTATTCGAGAAGGTTACCCGGCAAGCTGGACCCACGTCGAAGAGGATCTGCCTGCGGAGGACGCTGACGGGCCCTTGGTAA
- the LOC123138455 gene encoding uncharacterized protein, which translates to MEEERKGFQPHLMGLGGGRLRGAAGAMGLQKQNSWSPDIERDEAWERRRRGILARGRRSPLQRAQSVTDDQLDELRGSLDLGFRFDPPSQRCAACDAGRSRLVETLPALDLLYAVAANANAGGCAASQCSCGASSEASEPSPIGSPLSILSPDDPPETVKMRLKQWAQVVALSMRSRS; encoded by the exons atggaagaggagaggaagggGTTCCAGCCCCACCTGATGGGCCTGGGCGGCGGGAGGCTGAGGGGCGCGGCGGGGGCGATGGGCCTGCAGAAGCAGAACTCGTGGTCGCCCGACATCGAGCGGGACGAGGcgtgggagcggcggcggcgcgggatacTGGCCAGgggccgccgctcgccgctgcagCGCGCGCAGAGCGTCACCGACGACCAGCTCGACGAGCTGCGCGGCTCCCTCGATCTGGGCTTCCGCTTCGACCCGCCCTCGCAGCGCTGCGCCGCCTGCGACGCCGGGAGGAGCCGCCTCGTCGAGACGCTCCCGGCGCTCGACCTCCTCTACGCCGTCGCCGCCAACGCTAACGCCGGGGGCTGCGCGGCCAGCCAGTGCTCCTGCGGCGCCTCCTCGGAGGCCTCCGAGCCGTCGCCGATCGGGAGCCCCCTCTCCATACTCTCCCCAG ATGACCCGCCGGAGACGGTGAAGATGAGGCTGAAGCAGTGGGCGCAGGTGGTGGCGCTGTCCATGCGCAGCCGTTCCTGA